A stretch of the Desulfobacter sp. genome encodes the following:
- a CDS encoding ABC transporter substrate-binding protein, giving the protein MKKNCILLLLAMILLVPVSGMAAEKLKLMLDWFPNVDHLPIYLARDAGYFADQGVEVEIITPSETSDALKLAASGNVDLAVSYQPQTIIAAGQGLDLRAVTPLVVHPLTTLLFLDPSIKIPSDLSGKKIGYTVPGLMDVLLKAFADINGIKEFTPVNVGFTILPALVSKKVAAVMGPFKTYETVGMEKHGYEARFFELEKYGIPDYEELIFVAGAKVLAQKEEAIHGFVKAIRMAMAQIQTDPKMAMGIYLAAVPQADTTVETAAFELTRPYFAGQKEHDPEKWQAFADFTLKYGLIKARVDTARLIHTWK; this is encoded by the coding sequence ATGAAAAAAAATTGTATTTTGCTGCTGCTGGCGATGATCCTCCTTGTACCTGTTTCTGGAATGGCTGCTGAAAAACTCAAACTCATGCTGGACTGGTTTCCCAATGTGGATCATCTGCCCATCTACCTTGCCCGGGATGCAGGATATTTTGCAGACCAGGGCGTTGAGGTGGAGATTATCACTCCCTCTGAGACCTCGGATGCCCTGAAGCTGGCAGCCTCCGGCAACGTGGACCTGGCCGTCTCCTACCAGCCCCAGACCATTATTGCGGCCGGCCAGGGCCTGGACCTGAGGGCGGTGACCCCTTTGGTGGTTCATCCCCTGACCACCCTGCTCTTTCTGGACCCATCCATAAAGATCCCCTCGGACCTGTCCGGAAAAAAGATCGGATATACGGTGCCCGGGCTCATGGATGTCCTGCTCAAGGCCTTTGCCGATATTAACGGGATAAAAGAATTCACACCGGTGAATGTGGGCTTTACCATTCTGCCCGCCCTGGTTTCCAAAAAAGTGGCGGCTGTTATGGGCCCGTTTAAGACCTATGAAACCGTGGGTATGGAAAAACACGGGTACGAGGCCCGATTCTTTGAGTTGGAAAAATACGGAATCCCAGACTATGAAGAGCTGATCTTTGTGGCAGGTGCCAAGGTTTTGGCCCAAAAAGAAGAGGCCATCCACGGGTTTGTCAAAGCCATCCGCATGGCCATGGCCCAAATCCAGACAGATCCAAAGATGGCCATGGGTATTTATCTGGCAGCGGTTCCCCAGGCGGATACGACCGTTGAAACCGCGGCCTTTGAACTGACCCGGCCCTATTTTGCAGGACAAAAGGAACACGACCCTGAAAAATGGCAGGCCTTTGCCGACTTTACTCTGAAATACGGATTGATCAAGGCAAGGGTGGATACGGCCCGGCTCATCCATACCTGGAAATAA
- a CDS encoding ABC transporter ATP-binding protein yields MLEVTGAGKSFDNQTIFKAFNLTVQPGQFTVLVGPSGCGKSTLFNGLTGITALDRGTIFWKGRPLDHVQNHAAYIQQKDLLLPWFTLLDNSLLPARTRKTRSFDIKKDKALAKTLFERLGLKGYENHYPNQVSGGMRQRCALVRTLIFRRELILLDEPLSALDAITRQGLQTLLLMLQSEFSKTILMITHDIEEALVLGDEICLLGPRPMSIVERFVPRLPKPRAFDHPDLIAAKAHMMTRLQEDIDHVKG; encoded by the coding sequence ATGCTTGAGGTCACGGGCGCAGGCAAATCCTTTGACAACCAGACCATATTCAAGGCCTTTAATCTCACGGTTCAGCCGGGACAATTCACGGTCCTGGTCGGCCCCTCCGGCTGCGGGAAATCCACCCTGTTCAACGGGCTTACCGGAATCACCGCCCTGGACCGGGGAACGATTTTCTGGAAGGGCCGCCCCCTTGACCATGTTCAGAACCATGCCGCCTATATACAGCAAAAAGACCTGCTGTTACCCTGGTTTACCCTTCTGGACAACAGTCTGCTGCCTGCCAGAACCCGAAAAACCCGATCTTTTGACATCAAAAAAGACAAGGCCCTGGCCAAGACATTATTTGAACGCCTGGGGCTTAAGGGGTATGAAAACCACTACCCAAACCAGGTTTCAGGCGGGATGCGCCAGCGGTGTGCCCTGGTCAGGACCTTGATTTTCAGGCGGGAACTCATCCTTTTGGACGAACCCTTGTCCGCTCTGGACGCCATTACCCGCCAGGGCCTGCAGACCCTTTTGCTCATGCTCCAATCCGAGTTCAGCAAAACCATTCTCATGATCACCCATGATATAGAAGAGGCCCTGGTCCTCGGGGATGAAATCTGTCTTTTAGGGCCGCGGCCCATGTCCATTGTTGAACGTTTTGTGCCCAGACTGCCCAAGCCCAGAGCCTTTGATCATCCGGACCTCATCGCGGCCAAAGCCCATATGATGACCCGGCTCCAGGAGGATATTGACCATGTCAAAGGCTAA
- a CDS encoding GNAT family N-acetyltransferase, with amino-acid sequence MNRFEELNRSHNRAGFDCGEEELNGFLKNLARQNLKKGLSRTFVLTAKQIPEEILGFFTLSLFEIKAERLPEKFAKKYRVNIPAVKIARLAVAKGLQNQGIGRYLMINAIYRTIKISQNAGITGLFVDSKNQKVKKYYQKFGFIPLPDTPLSLFLPLETLLQMQASI; translated from the coding sequence ATGAATCGGTTTGAGGAACTCAACCGTTCACATAATAGAGCCGGATTTGACTGCGGAGAAGAGGAGCTAAACGGATTTCTGAAAAACCTTGCCCGCCAGAATCTTAAAAAGGGACTCTCAAGAACATTTGTATTAACGGCAAAGCAGATACCGGAAGAAATTCTTGGTTTTTTCACCCTGTCACTTTTCGAAATTAAGGCTGAAAGACTCCCTGAAAAATTTGCAAAAAAGTACAGAGTAAATATCCCTGCCGTAAAAATCGCCCGACTGGCCGTTGCCAAAGGCCTTCAAAATCAGGGGATCGGCAGGTATTTGATGATAAATGCCATCTACCGGACAATAAAGATTTCACAAAATGCCGGTATTACCGGACTGTTTGTGGATTCAAAAAACCAGAAAGTAAAAAAATATTACCAAAAATTTGGATTCATACCCTTACCTGACACGCCCTTGTCACTTTTCCTGCCTTTGGAAACCCTTTTGCAGATGCAGGCGTCTATTTAA
- a CDS encoding DUF1778 domain-containing protein, with amino-acid sequence MAGVEKRFQTRMPFHVHEKLIKAAELSGSTLNQFVVQSALEKASDILEKERVLNLSYNDAHTIFEAIENPPEPKNALIRAAREYQQEFGNESV; translated from the coding sequence ATGGCTGGAGTGGAAAAAAGATTTCAGACCCGGATGCCGTTTCATGTGCATGAAAAGCTTATAAAGGCGGCAGAGTTGTCAGGATCGACCTTAAATCAATTTGTTGTCCAGTCTGCATTGGAAAAAGCCAGTGACATCCTGGAAAAGGAACGGGTGCTAAATCTGAGCTACAATGATGCCCATACCATATTTGAGGCCATTGAAAACCCGCCGGAACCCAAAAATGCGCTAATCCGGGCAGCCAGGGAGTATCAGCAGGAATTCGGCAATGAATCGGTTTGA
- the thiE gene encoding thiamine phosphate synthase, producing MKKNARFQGVYLVTGDCLYHNLETVVADAAKAGVCAVQLREKNADTRTFLDKALALKALLKAYSIPLIINDRVDIALAAKADGVHIGQNDMPYSKARTLLGPDAIIGLSVETWEDVEAAQPMDLSYIGVSPVFSTPTKTDTKSPWGLEGLARIQGFSRHTIVAIGGLNQTNAEAAAGAGADAIAVVSAVCGAKAPFDAVQRLNMEFQKK from the coding sequence ATGAAAAAAAACGCCCGATTCCAGGGGGTTTATCTGGTGACCGGGGATTGTCTTTACCACAATCTTGAGACCGTGGTGGCAGATGCGGCCAAAGCCGGTGTCTGTGCGGTTCAGCTCAGGGAAAAAAATGCAGACACCCGGACATTTCTGGACAAGGCCCTGGCCCTGAAAGCTTTACTCAAAGCGTATTCCATCCCTTTGATCATCAATGACAGGGTGGACATTGCCCTGGCAGCCAAGGCGGACGGGGTCCATATCGGACAAAACGACATGCCCTACTCAAAAGCCAGAACGCTTTTAGGCCCCGACGCCATCATCGGTCTCTCGGTTGAAACCTGGGAAGATGTTGAGGCTGCTCAACCCATGGACCTTTCTTATATCGGGGTCAGCCCTGTTTTTTCAACCCCCACCAAAACAGACACCAAATCCCCCTGGGGGCTTGAGGGGCTGGCACGAATCCAAGGATTTTCCCGCCACACCATCGTGGCCATCGGCGGTTTAAACCAGACCAATGCAGAGGCGGCGGCAGGGGCAGGGGCTGACGCCATTGCCGTGGTTTCTGCCGTCTGCGGGGCAAAAGCGCCCTTTGATGCCGTCCAGAGGCTCAACATGGAATTTCAAAAGAAATAA
- a CDS encoding MarR family transcriptional regulator: MISLRKIIQAIDIHSRTLNKKFGITGPQLVVLQEISNHGQISITPLSKTTSLSQATVTDISKRLEGKGLIARKKREDDKRSVGLSLTPAGQEIMKNTPSPLQDVFTSRFSKTEDWEQMMILSAFERVVSLMAAEKLDASPIMVTGPIQPEGNKK, from the coding sequence CTGATTTCCCTGAGAAAAATCATCCAGGCCATTGATATTCATTCAAGAACCCTGAATAAAAAATTCGGAATCACCGGTCCCCAGCTTGTTGTGCTCCAGGAAATTTCAAATCACGGGCAGATCTCCATCACCCCCCTGTCAAAAACCACCAGCCTGAGCCAGGCCACTGTTACGGACATCTCCAAGCGCCTTGAGGGCAAGGGGCTGATTGCCAGAAAAAAACGGGAAGATGACAAAAGATCTGTCGGCCTTTCCCTAACCCCGGCCGGACAGGAGATCATGAAAAACACCCCCTCTCCGCTTCAAGATGTTTTTACCAGCCGGTTTTCAAAGACAGAAGACTGGGAACAGATGATGATTCTAAGCGCCTTTGAACGGGTGGTTTCCCTGATGGCTGCCGAAAAACTCGATGCCTCCCCCATCATGGTGACAGGCCCCATCCAGCCCGAAGGAAACAAAAAATAA
- the proV gene encoding glycine betaine/L-proline ABC transporter ATP-binding protein ProV, with product MDKIVIRNLYKVFGPDPSKAIKLLEDGLEKDEVFEKTKMTVGVNNAEFAIQEGEIFVIMGLSGSGKSTMVRMINRLIEPSSGSVIINGKDITQMNQDDLVQFRLKHMSMVFQSFALMPHLTVLENAAFGLELAGEPAGKRRERAMEALKQVGLEGWENQLPKQLSGGMQQRVGLARGLAVDPDIMLMDEAFSALDPLIRTEMQDELLKLQENNRRTIVFISHDLDEALRIGDRIAIMEGGRVVQVGTPEEILQNPADDYVRAFFRGVDPTNVICAGDIAIKSYPTIIKTKQGGIRASLELLNAKDYSYGYVLNADRKFLGAVSVDSLGKAVEEGRAEQPIDICYLPGVKTVSIEDNMQEILAEVAQRPWPVPVTNGGDRYMGVVSKNRFLKTLHKSDQNGNGNSLATEASHV from the coding sequence ATGGATAAAATAGTCATTCGGAATTTATATAAAGTGTTTGGACCCGATCCCTCAAAAGCCATTAAGCTGTTGGAAGATGGCCTTGAAAAGGATGAGGTGTTTGAAAAAACAAAGATGACCGTTGGGGTCAACAATGCTGAATTTGCCATTCAGGAAGGGGAGATTTTTGTGATCATGGGGCTGTCCGGTTCGGGCAAGTCCACCATGGTGAGGATGATCAATCGCCTTATCGAGCCTTCTTCGGGCAGTGTGATCATCAATGGAAAAGATATCACCCAGATGAATCAGGATGACCTGGTCCAATTCCGGCTTAAGCATATGAGCATGGTCTTTCAATCCTTTGCCCTCATGCCCCATTTAACCGTTCTGGAAAATGCGGCCTTTGGTCTGGAACTGGCCGGTGAACCTGCCGGCAAGCGCAGGGAAAGGGCCATGGAAGCCTTGAAGCAGGTGGGCCTGGAAGGCTGGGAAAATCAATTGCCCAAACAGCTGTCCGGCGGCATGCAGCAGCGGGTGGGCCTGGCCAGGGGGTTGGCGGTGGATCCGGATATCATGCTCATGGATGAGGCCTTTTCCGCCCTGGATCCTTTGATCAGGACCGAGATGCAGGATGAATTGCTCAAACTCCAGGAAAACAACCGGAGAACCATTGTGTTTATTTCCCATGATTTGGACGAGGCCCTGCGCATCGGAGACCGGATCGCTATCATGGAAGGGGGACGGGTGGTCCAGGTGGGTACTCCCGAAGAGATTCTCCAGAATCCGGCTGATGATTATGTCCGCGCCTTTTTCCGGGGGGTGGACCCCACCAATGTGATCTGCGCCGGCGACATTGCCATTAAATCTTATCCCACCATCATTAAAACCAAACAAGGGGGGATTCGGGCCAGTCTCGAACTTCTCAATGCAAAGGACTATAGTTACGGGTATGTTCTGAATGCCGACCGCAAATTTCTCGGTGCCGTGTCCGTGGATTCTCTGGGCAAGGCCGTTGAAGAGGGCCGGGCTGAACAGCCCATTGATATCTGCTATCTGCCCGGGGTCAAGACCGTGAGCATAGAGGATAATATGCAGGAGATTCTGGCCGAGGTGGCCCAGCGGCCCTGGCCGGTGCCCGTGACCAATGGGGGAGACCGTTATATGGGGGTTGTTTCTAAAAACAGGTTTTTGAAAACCCTTCACAAATCAGACCAAAACGGCAACGGCAACTCATTGGCTACGGAGGCATCCCATGTTTGA
- the proX gene encoding glycine betaine/L-proline ABC transporter substrate-binding protein ProX produces MRVTTRLTAIACILVMMAATSLWASADKPGKGITVKPARATWNTGFFQESLVRKGLEAMGYKVKKAKDLANPIFYKSVTLGDLDYWTNGWFPMHNAQLPKNFDEKAATYGYVVKSGGLQGYLVSKRDVEKYNIKSLDDFKREEVKKAFDKNKDGKADLTACPPGWGCEKVIAHHMKVYDLEDSINPVKASYEAGMASALGAYKAGDPIFFYTWAPNWTIFKLKPNQDVMWINVPKTMPTEAQAPDVAQMTQTGIEGAVTDPVDLGFVVADIRIVANKEFTRKNPAAKKFFELLALPLGDINEQNTKMNDGEKSQKDIDRHADEWIAKNKVQWDAWIAESIKAAQ; encoded by the coding sequence ATGCGCGTAACAACCAGATTAACGGCCATTGCATGCATCCTCGTGATGATGGCAGCAACCTCTTTGTGGGCATCGGCAGATAAGCCTGGAAAGGGCATTACGGTTAAACCGGCCCGGGCCACATGGAACACGGGTTTTTTTCAGGAATCTTTGGTGAGAAAAGGCCTTGAAGCCATGGGGTATAAGGTGAAAAAAGCCAAAGATCTTGCAAACCCTATTTTTTATAAATCCGTTACCCTGGGTGATCTGGACTATTGGACAAACGGCTGGTTTCCCATGCATAATGCCCAGCTGCCCAAAAATTTTGATGAAAAAGCCGCCACTTACGGGTATGTGGTTAAATCCGGCGGCCTTCAGGGCTACCTGGTCTCCAAACGGGATGTTGAAAAATACAATATTAAGTCTTTGGATGATTTTAAGCGGGAAGAGGTTAAAAAAGCCTTTGATAAAAATAAAGACGGAAAAGCGGATCTCACCGCCTGTCCTCCGGGCTGGGGCTGTGAAAAAGTCATTGCCCATCACATGAAGGTCTATGACCTTGAAGATTCCATCAACCCGGTAAAAGCCTCTTATGAGGCCGGCATGGCTTCTGCCCTTGGCGCTTACAAAGCCGGTGATCCCATTTTTTTTTACACCTGGGCGCCCAACTGGACCATTTTTAAGCTTAAACCCAACCAGGATGTCATGTGGATCAATGTTCCCAAGACCATGCCCACTGAGGCCCAGGCACCTGATGTGGCCCAGATGACCCAGACCGGCATTGAAGGGGCGGTAACAGATCCGGTTGATCTGGGATTTGTGGTTGCTGATATCCGTATTGTGGCCAACAAGGAATTTACCAGAAAGAACCCGGCTGCCAAAAAGTTTTTTGAGCTTCTGGCCCTGCCCCTGGGAGATATTAACGAGCAGAACACCAAGATGAATGATGGTGAAAAATCACAAAAAGACATTGACCGTCATGCAGACGAGTGGATTGCCAAGAATAAGGTTCAATGGGACGCATGGATTGCAGAATCCATTAAGGCTGCCCAATAG
- a CDS encoding proline/glycine betaine ABC transporter permease, whose translation MFEDKVIPLDIWISNFVEWLVENYREVFQMIKWPVEQTLVSFDTGLNALHPVIIIVALALVAWKFSGKSLALFSIIAMVLIGLLGLWEDTMTTLAMVLSSVLFCCVAGVPLGIAAGRNDRVQKGLRPFLDAMQTTPSFVYLVPIVMLFSVGNVAGVLATIIFAMPPIIRLTSLGIRGVHPELVEAALAFGATRWQVLVKVQVPLAMPTILAGLNQTIMMALAMVVIAALIGAGGLGSPVVLGLNTLDIGLAVIAGLSIVLLAMVLDRITQSMAGKK comes from the coding sequence ATGTTTGAAGACAAAGTGATCCCCTTAGATATTTGGATTTCCAATTTTGTGGAATGGCTGGTGGAAAATTACAGAGAGGTCTTTCAGATGATCAAATGGCCGGTGGAACAGACCCTGGTCAGTTTTGACACCGGCCTCAACGCCTTGCACCCCGTTATTATCATTGTTGCCCTGGCCCTGGTGGCCTGGAAATTTTCAGGCAAGAGCCTGGCTCTTTTTTCCATCATCGCCATGGTGCTCATCGGCCTTTTAGGCCTGTGGGAGGATACCATGACCACCTTGGCCATGGTCTTGTCTTCTGTGCTGTTCTGCTGCGTTGCAGGTGTCCCGCTGGGAATCGCCGCCGGGCGGAACGATCGGGTTCAAAAAGGGCTGCGTCCCTTTTTGGACGCCATGCAGACCACCCCCTCCTTTGTCTATTTGGTCCCCATTGTCATGCTTTTTTCCGTGGGCAACGTGGCAGGGGTTCTGGCCACCATCATCTTTGCCATGCCCCCCATTATCCGGCTGACCAGCCTGGGGATCCGGGGGGTGCATCCCGAGCTTGTGGAAGCGGCCCTGGCCTTTGGCGCCACCCGCTGGCAGGTCCTGGTCAAGGTCCAGGTGCCTTTGGCCATGCCTACCATCCTGGCCGGTTTGAACCAGACCATTATGATGGCCCTGGCCATGGTGGTTATTGCCGCCCTTATCGGGGCAGGCGGCTTGGGGTCCCCTGTGGTTCTGGGGCTTAACACTCTGGATATCGGCCTGGCAGTCATTGCCGGCTTGAGCATTGTCCTTCTGGCCATGGTTCTGGATAGAATTACCCAGTCCATGGCAGGGAAAAAATAA
- the proX gene encoding glycine betaine/L-proline ABC transporter substrate-binding protein ProX codes for MRVPTRLTAIACILVMMTTTALWASEDKPGEGITVKPARATWNTGFFQEALVRKGLEAMGYNVKKAKDLQNPIFYKSVALGDVDYWTNGWFPNHNSQLPDNFYDKADTYGYVVKAGGLQGYMVSKRDVEKYKIKSLDDFKREEVKKAFDKNKDGKADLTACPPGWGCENVIAHHMKVYDLGDAINPVKASYEAGMASALGAYKAGEPIFFYTWAPNWTIFKLKPNQDVMWINVPKTMPTAAQKIAEDRMTQSGIEGAVSDPVDLGFVVSDIRIVANKTFTRKNPAAQRFFELLSLPLADINEQNTKMNDGEKSQKDIDRHADEWIAKNKAQWDAWIAESVKAAQ; via the coding sequence ATGCGCGTACCAACCAGACTAACGGCCATTGCATGCATCCTCGTGATGATGACAACAACCGCTTTGTGGGCATCGGAAGACAAGCCCGGCGAGGGCATTACGGTAAAACCGGCCCGGGCCACATGGAATACCGGATTTTTCCAGGAGGCTTTGGTAAGAAAAGGCCTTGAAGCCATGGGCTATAATGTGAAAAAAGCCAAAGATCTTCAAAACCCTATTTTTTATAAATCCGTTGCCTTAGGGGATGTGGACTATTGGACAAACGGCTGGTTTCCCAATCACAACAGTCAGCTGCCTGACAATTTTTATGACAAGGCAGATACCTACGGCTATGTGGTCAAGGCCGGCGGTCTGCAAGGGTATATGGTCTCCAAACGGGATGTTGAAAAATACAAGATCAAGTCTTTGGATGATTTTAAGCGGGAAGAGGTTAAAAAAGCCTTTGATAAAAATAAAGACGGAAAAGCAGATCTCACGGCCTGCCCTCCGGGCTGGGGCTGCGAAAACGTCATTGCCCATCACATGAAGGTCTATGACCTTGGGGATGCCATCAATCCGGTAAAAGCCTCCTATGAGGCAGGCATGGCCTCTGCCTTAGGGGCTTACAAAGCAGGCGAACCCATTTTCTTTTACACCTGGGCACCCAATTGGACCATTTTTAAACTCAAACCCAACCAGGATGTCATGTGGATCAATGTTCCCAAGACCATGCCCACGGCGGCCCAGAAAATTGCCGAGGACCGGATGACCCAATCCGGTATTGAGGGTGCCGTCTCTGATCCCGTTGATTTGGGATTCGTGGTTTCGGATATCCGTATCGTGGCCAACAAGACATTTACCCGAAAGAATCCGGCTGCTCAAAGGTTTTTTGAACTCCTGTCCCTGCCCCTGGCAGATATTAATGAGCAGAACACCAAGATGAATGATGGTGAAAAATCACAAAAAGACATTGACCGTCATGCAGATGAGTGGATTGCCAAAAACAAGGCCCAATGGGACGCATGGATTGCAGAATCCGTTAAGGCTGCCCAATAG
- a CDS encoding epoxyqueuosine reductase, translating to MNIQSRSEISSAILSHAKDIGASLAGFASVKALKCAPSFTFAPHMPVTASEQETWEKDLGLHPGEVAWPEQAKILLVIGLSHPEDEPEMDWWLGLKNPSGNRRLIKTIQALGPWIEETYGIKTFHLPYRVEKGGTYLKDAAVLAGMGCIGKNNLLVTPQFGPRIRLRAMTLDVDLPSTGPVNFDPCTGCEQFCRNACPPNAFSTRIYTADEYDQSQLPGRDGRFSRPGCQVQMDWDERELKGWATDGADSVLPTIKYCRNCELACPVGRTT from the coding sequence ATGAATATACAAAGCAGGTCAGAGATTTCTTCGGCCATACTCAGCCATGCAAAGGACATTGGCGCCTCCCTTGCTGGGTTTGCCTCGGTAAAAGCCCTCAAGTGCGCCCCTTCATTTACCTTTGCGCCACACATGCCTGTGACAGCATCAGAGCAGGAAACCTGGGAAAAGGATCTGGGTCTGCACCCCGGTGAAGTTGCCTGGCCCGAACAGGCCAAAATCCTTTTGGTCATTGGGCTGTCACATCCTGAAGATGAGCCGGAAATGGACTGGTGGCTCGGGTTGAAAAATCCTTCCGGCAACCGCAGGCTGATCAAAACGATCCAGGCCCTGGGCCCATGGATAGAAGAGACCTACGGCATAAAGACCTTTCATTTGCCCTATCGTGTGGAAAAAGGCGGTACCTATCTTAAGGATGCAGCCGTCCTGGCAGGAATGGGCTGTATCGGGAAAAACAATCTTCTGGTCACCCCGCAGTTCGGTCCCCGGATTCGCCTTAGGGCCATGACTCTGGACGTTGATCTGCCCTCCACCGGCCCTGTGAATTTTGATCCCTGTACCGGTTGTGAACAATTCTGTCGTAACGCATGCCCCCCAAACGCCTTTTCAACCCGGATTTATACGGCAGACGAGTATGATCAGTCCCAGCTTCCGGGCAGGGACGGCAGATTTTCCAGGCCTGGGTGCCAGGTCCAAATGGACTGGGATGAAAGGGAGCTGAAGGGGTGGGCAACGGATGGGGCAGACTCTGTTTTACCCACCATCAAATACTGCCGTAATTGTGAGCTGGCCTGTCCTGTGGGCAGGACAACCTAA
- a CDS encoding ABC transporter permease, protein MSKANLIALCLCLGLLGLWEAWARMTGIPVFILPLPSEIVSTALTRAPMILPHALTTLMEILLGIGLALITAVPLAILMFANPGFEKGLAPFLVASQAVPVFALAPLLVVWLGYGIASKVFMAWIIIFFPITISLLSGLKSCDPEFRMLFRLMGASFGQKLRLLYWPWALPQFFSGLKMGVTVATIGAVIGEWVGAQQGLGYLMIQSNARLQTDLVFAAILWLTAMGLGLWILVGAAEKRWVKWKN, encoded by the coding sequence ATGTCAAAGGCTAATCTCATTGCCCTTTGTCTGTGCCTAGGTCTTTTAGGCCTCTGGGAGGCATGGGCCAGGATGACCGGGATTCCCGTCTTTATCCTGCCCCTGCCCTCTGAAATTGTTTCAACGGCCCTGACCCGGGCGCCTATGATTCTGCCCCATGCCCTGACCACGCTCATGGAAATTCTTCTGGGCATTGGACTGGCATTGATCACAGCCGTGCCCCTGGCCATTCTCATGTTTGCCAATCCCGGCTTTGAAAAGGGGCTGGCCCCATTTTTAGTGGCGTCCCAGGCCGTGCCCGTCTTTGCCCTGGCGCCTTTGCTTGTGGTCTGGCTGGGATACGGCATAGCCTCCAAGGTCTTCATGGCCTGGATCATTATTTTTTTCCCCATCACCATCAGTCTGCTCTCCGGGTTAAAAAGCTGTGATCCTGAATTCAGAATGCTGTTCAGGCTCATGGGGGCCTCTTTTGGTCAGAAACTGCGCCTGCTTTACTGGCCCTGGGCCCTGCCCCAGTTTTTTTCAGGACTGAAAATGGGGGTGACCGTGGCCACCATCGGGGCGGTGATCGGAGAGTGGGTGGGGGCCCAGCAGGGCCTTGGATATCTCATGATCCAATCCAATGCACGGCTCCAGACCGATCTTGTCTTTGCCGCCATTCTTTGGCTCACCGCCATGGGCTTAGGGCTTTGGATCCTGGTGGGCGCTGCTGAAAAACGATGGGTTAAATGGAAAAATTAA
- the thiM gene encoding hydroxyethylthiazole kinase: protein MQLNPAEIYKDIWSIRQKSPLVHNITNYVVMNNTANALLALGASPVMAHAEDEVEDMVSIAGALVINIGTLSPEWVRSMVKAAKKAKENATPIVLDPVGVGATPYRTDTARDLVKEAPPEIIRGNGSEIMALSQAGVTTRGVDSTSGADQAIESAKNLNTVFKSVICVTGKTDYILAKDFLATIDNGHEIMPRVTGLGCTATALCGAFAAVNLDYKKAAAHAMAVMGIAGEMAAENAKGPGSFQVAFIDALYQISENDIQTRLRG, encoded by the coding sequence ATGCAATTAAATCCAGCTGAAATTTATAAAGACATCTGGTCCATTCGGCAAAAAAGCCCCCTGGTCCACAACATCACAAATTACGTGGTCATGAACAATACGGCCAATGCACTATTAGCCCTGGGCGCCTCACCGGTCATGGCCCATGCCGAGGACGAGGTGGAGGATATGGTCAGTATTGCAGGCGCCCTGGTCATCAACATCGGCACCCTGAGTCCTGAATGGGTGCGGTCCATGGTCAAGGCGGCCAAAAAAGCCAAGGAAAACGCCACCCCCATTGTCCTGGATCCCGTGGGGGTCGGGGCCACACCCTATCGGACAGATACGGCAAGAGATCTTGTAAAAGAGGCCCCCCCTGAAATCATCCGGGGTAACGGATCTGAAATCATGGCCCTGAGCCAGGCCGGGGTTACCACACGAGGCGTGGACTCCACCTCAGGGGCGGACCAGGCCATTGAATCGGCCAAAAATCTCAACACGGTCTTTAAATCCGTGATCTGTGTCACCGGAAAGACTGATTATATCCTGGCCAAGGATTTTCTGGCAACCATAGACAACGGACATGAGATCATGCCCAGGGTCACAGGACTTGGATGCACGGCCACCGCCCTCTGCGGTGCCTTTGCCGCAGTCAATCTTGATTATAAAAAAGCCGCGGCCCATGCCATGGCCGTCATGGGTATTGCAGGGGAAATGGCAGCAGAAAATGCAAAAGGGCCGGGCAGTTTCCAGGTCGCGTTTATCGATGCCCTCTACCAGATCTCTGAAAATGATATTCAAACCCGGTTAAGGGGTTGA